Proteins encoded in a region of the Polynucleobacter antarcticus genome:
- the gltX gene encoding glutamate--tRNA ligase, translating to MLPMHIRTRFAPSPTGFIHLGNLRSALYPWAFARHNQGDFILRIEDTDLERSSQEAVDVIIEGMAWLGLDLDEGPIYQMQRIDRYREVVKQMVDAGLAYPCYMSEDELNKLRDQQMENKEKPRYNGLWRPEPGKTLPTVPQGVLPVIRFRNPIGGSVIWNDAVKGTIEISNDELDDLVIARPDGTPTYNFCVVVDDLDMKITHVIRGDDHVNNTPRQINIMKALGGQLPVYAHLPTVLNDLGEKMSKRNGAMSVRDYQKAGYLPEAILNYLARLGWSHGDAEVFTKEQFVGWFDLESLGRSPAQHNPEKLLWLNHQYIQNADPTALATLTKPFAHQLGIDTESGPDFTQVVTLLKDRANTLIEIAEAAKLFYLPAPSHSTEQIAANIPPAIVPALVDLIAAIKTAEHSKEAYGTAFKEVLAKHLIKMPALAMPVRYALFATTQTPAIDSVLVVLGKDEAIQRLSKVVL from the coding sequence ATGTTGCCTATGCATATACGTACACGTTTCGCCCCTAGTCCCACGGGCTTCATCCATTTGGGCAATCTTCGCAGCGCACTCTATCCGTGGGCTTTTGCCCGTCATAATCAAGGTGACTTCATCTTGCGTATTGAAGATACGGATTTGGAGCGCTCTAGCCAAGAAGCGGTAGATGTGATTATTGAAGGTATGGCATGGTTAGGCTTGGATTTAGATGAAGGCCCCATCTATCAAATGCAACGGATTGATCGCTATCGCGAAGTCGTCAAGCAAATGGTTGATGCAGGCTTAGCTTACCCTTGCTATATGAGTGAAGACGAGCTCAATAAGCTTCGTGACCAGCAGATGGAGAATAAAGAAAAGCCGCGTTATAACGGACTCTGGCGCCCTGAACCTGGAAAGACTCTGCCGACTGTACCGCAGGGTGTATTGCCTGTTATTCGCTTCAGAAATCCCATCGGTGGCTCGGTGATATGGAATGATGCTGTCAAAGGCACCATTGAAATTAGTAACGATGAGTTAGATGACTTGGTGATTGCACGTCCAGATGGCACGCCAACATATAACTTCTGTGTCGTAGTCGATGATTTGGATATGAAGATCACCCACGTCATTCGGGGTGATGATCATGTCAACAATACCCCGCGCCAAATTAATATTATGAAAGCCTTAGGTGGCCAGTTGCCTGTGTATGCCCATTTACCAACAGTCCTCAATGACTTAGGTGAAAAAATGAGCAAGCGCAATGGCGCTATGAGTGTGCGTGACTATCAAAAAGCAGGGTACTTACCAGAAGCGATCCTGAACTACTTGGCTCGATTAGGATGGTCTCATGGTGATGCGGAAGTATTCACCAAAGAGCAGTTTGTCGGCTGGTTTGATCTGGAGAGCTTAGGTCGTTCACCAGCGCAACACAATCCAGAAAAGTTACTGTGGCTCAACCATCAATATATTCAAAATGCGGATCCCACAGCATTGGCAACCCTTACTAAACCATTTGCTCACCAACTGGGGATAGATACAGAAAGTGGCCCTGACTTTACTCAAGTGGTGACCTTATTAAAAGATCGCGCCAATACCTTAATTGAAATTGCAGAAGCCGCAAAACTTTTTTACCTGCCAGCCCCGAGCCATAGTACAGAACAAATAGCGGCCAATATTCCTCCAGCGATTGTTCCAGCGCTCGTAGATCTAATTGCAGCGATTAAGACTGCAGAGCATAGTAAAGAGGCCTATGGAACGGCATTTAAGGAGGTCTTAGCAAAACATCTGATCAAGATGCCAGCGCTAGCCATGCCGGTTCGTTACGCCTTATTTGCCACTACCCAGACCCCAGCCATTGATTCTGTCTTAGTTGTTTTAGGGAAGGATGAGGCTATACAAAGGCTCTCCAAGGTTGTCTTATAG
- a CDS encoding Hsp33 family molecular chaperone HslO: MNELLVFMCDGAPVRGEIVSISSAWQAVLERRNDPPVVRQILGDFVGAATLLSASLKFDGTLIIQAQSKGPISLLVVECKSDLTMRATVKLSVEPESIDPHATLAELLDAENTGRLVITLDPADREPGQAPYQGIVALQEHRGTVIKPVRSAAEAIALYMQNSEQLDTRIWLSSNETHVGGLLLQRLPDSGGHAHLDPQVAAEGWNRIQALGETITNEELLTLPPATILRRLFLEESTENGVRSFPPRTIQFSCRCSRTKVADILRMLGEQEVESILAEQGVVESECDFCAKAYRFDAVDCRQVFNTDSLADATRPPLGEH, translated from the coding sequence ATGAATGAATTACTTGTCTTTATGTGCGATGGTGCCCCAGTCCGTGGGGAGATTGTCTCGATTAGCAGTGCTTGGCAGGCAGTTTTAGAGCGCCGTAATGATCCGCCGGTTGTTAGACAGATTTTGGGTGATTTTGTTGGTGCAGCTACCCTATTAAGCGCCAGCCTTAAATTTGATGGCACTTTAATTATTCAGGCTCAAAGCAAAGGGCCGATTTCATTATTAGTGGTCGAATGCAAGTCTGACTTGACGATGCGCGCTACAGTCAAGCTGTCTGTAGAGCCAGAATCGATTGATCCCCACGCCACCCTAGCCGAACTACTGGATGCTGAAAACACAGGTAGATTAGTCATTACCCTTGACCCCGCAGATCGCGAGCCAGGGCAAGCGCCCTATCAAGGCATTGTTGCCCTTCAAGAGCATCGTGGAACCGTAATCAAACCCGTAAGAAGTGCAGCGGAAGCCATTGCCTTATATATGCAAAACTCTGAGCAGTTAGATACCCGTATTTGGTTAAGCTCAAATGAAACGCATGTGGGTGGGCTGCTATTGCAGCGCTTACCAGACTCTGGTGGGCATGCTCACTTAGATCCCCAAGTTGCGGCAGAGGGTTGGAATCGTATTCAGGCGCTAGGCGAAACCATCACTAATGAAGAGCTCTTAACACTGCCCCCAGCAACTATTTTGCGTCGTTTGTTTTTAGAAGAGTCCACCGAGAATGGAGTGCGTAGCTTTCCACCGCGCACGATTCAGTTTTCATGTCGCTGTTCGCGTACTAAGGTTGCCGATATTCTCAGAATGTTGGGCGAGCAGGAAGTGGAAAGCATCTTGGCAGAGCAAGGTGTTGTAGAGAGTGAATGTGATTTTTGTGCCAAAGCCTATCGCTTTGATGCAGTAGACTGCCGTCAAGTATTTAATACAGATTCATTAGCGGATGCTACTAGGCCGCCTCTGGGCGAACATTAA
- the ftsB gene encoding cell division protein FtsB: protein MRIVIYSMLLLLIAIQYPLWLGKGGWLKVYDMEKQLELQQAKNSLLSLRNAKLMGDVTDLKEGTRAIEERARVEHGMIKSGEYFVQILPADKTNKSSPNGEKPTAVQQ, encoded by the coding sequence ATGCGCATTGTCATTTATTCCATGCTGCTATTGCTCATAGCGATTCAGTATCCGCTTTGGCTAGGTAAGGGTGGATGGTTGAAGGTTTACGATATGGAGAAACAGTTAGAGCTCCAACAGGCTAAAAATAGCCTGTTGAGTTTGCGCAATGCCAAGCTGATGGGGGATGTGACCGATCTCAAAGAGGGAACCCGGGCTATTGAAGAACGTGCCCGTGTGGAACACGGCATGATTAAAAGCGGCGAATACTTTGTACAAATCTTGCCAGCTGACAAAACTAATAAAAGCTCACCTAATGGCGAGAAGCCAACAGCTGTTCAGCAGTAG
- the eno gene encoding phosphopyruvate hydratase, translating to MSAIVDIIGREILDSRGNPTVECDVLLESGVMGRAAVPSGASTGSREAIELRDGDQERYLGKGVLKAVQNINVEIAETILGLDATEQAFLDHTLNDLDGTHNKARLGANATLAVSMAVARAAAEEVGLPLYRYFGGSGGMQLPVPMMNIVNGGAHANNSLDIQEFMIMPVGAQNFREALRCGAEIFHELKKILGAQGMPTTVGDEGGFAPNFKSNQECLQTIMKAIEGAGYQAGEDVLLALDCAATEFYKDSKYHLAGENLQLTSSEFSDYLGQLADQFPIVSIEDGMHESDWDGWADITQKFGKKIQLVGDDLFVTNTRILKEGIEKGVANSILIKINQIGTLTETFAAIEMAKRANYTAVISHRSGETEDSTIADIAVGTNAGQIKTGSLSRSDRIAKYNQLLRIEESLGDVATYPGKSVFYNLKR from the coding sequence ATGAGCGCCATTGTTGACATTATCGGTAGAGAAATATTAGATTCCCGTGGAAATCCCACCGTAGAGTGCGATGTGCTCCTCGAATCTGGCGTGATGGGTCGTGCTGCAGTTCCTTCAGGCGCATCGACTGGTTCACGCGAAGCCATTGAGTTGCGCGACGGTGATCAAGAGCGTTACCTAGGTAAGGGCGTTCTCAAGGCGGTTCAAAATATTAATGTAGAGATTGCTGAAACCATTCTTGGTTTGGATGCGACTGAGCAGGCTTTTCTAGATCACACCCTAAATGATCTAGATGGCACACATAACAAAGCACGACTGGGTGCCAATGCGACTTTAGCAGTTTCTATGGCAGTAGCGAGAGCTGCCGCTGAAGAAGTAGGCTTGCCTTTGTATCGCTACTTTGGCGGTTCAGGTGGCATGCAATTACCAGTCCCAATGATGAATATCGTCAATGGCGGTGCCCATGCTAACAATAGTTTAGATATTCAAGAATTCATGATCATGCCAGTTGGCGCACAAAATTTCCGTGAAGCATTGCGCTGCGGTGCTGAGATTTTCCATGAGCTCAAAAAGATTTTAGGCGCCCAAGGTATGCCGACCACTGTTGGTGATGAAGGTGGCTTTGCTCCAAACTTTAAGAGCAACCAAGAGTGTCTGCAGACTATCATGAAAGCGATTGAAGGTGCCGGCTATCAAGCAGGAGAAGATGTTCTCTTAGCACTGGATTGTGCTGCTACTGAATTCTATAAAGATAGTAAGTACCATCTTGCTGGCGAGAATTTACAACTGACTTCTAGTGAGTTTTCAGATTACCTCGGTCAGTTAGCAGATCAATTTCCGATTGTGTCGATTGAAGATGGTATGCATGAGAGTGATTGGGATGGTTGGGCTGATATTACCCAAAAGTTTGGTAAGAAAATCCAGCTTGTTGGTGATGATCTCTTTGTAACCAATACGCGTATTCTGAAAGAAGGTATCGAAAAAGGGGTTGCGAACTCTATTTTGATCAAGATCAATCAGATCGGTACCTTAACTGAAACCTTTGCCGCAATTGAAATGGCGAAGCGTGCCAACTATACGGCAGTGATTTCCCATCGCTCTGGCGAAACTGAAGACAGTACTATTGCTGATATCGCAGTGGGAACGAATGCCGGTCAAATTAAAACAGGCTCATTATCTCGGTCAGATCGGATTGCTAAGTACAACCAGCTCCTGCGTATTGAAGAGAGTTTAGGTGACGTAGCTACCTATCCTGGTAAGTCTGTTTTTTATAACCTGAAGCGTTAA
- the kdsA gene encoding 3-deoxy-8-phosphooctulonate synthase, with the protein MTSIVNSNKDAKAKPFKLCGFDVGLHHRFFLIAGPCVIESEQSALDIAGQLKEITLALGIPFIYKSSFDKANRSSGTSFRGLGMEKGLEILARVKREIGVPVLTDIHDTSEIAPVSKVVDVLQTPAFLCRQTDFIRACAQSGKPVNFKKGQFLSPHEMLNVIDKARAAAAEINLPDQFMVCERGASFGYNNLVSDMRSLAILREAHAPVVFDATHSVQLPGGQGNASGGQREFVPVLARAAVAVGISGLFMETHPDPAKALSDGPNAVPLNRMKELLESLVAIDSVVKKPGSFLEDSFQTS; encoded by the coding sequence ATGACATCAATTGTAAATTCAAATAAGGATGCAAAGGCCAAGCCATTTAAGTTGTGTGGCTTCGATGTAGGCTTACATCACCGTTTCTTTTTGATCGCAGGACCCTGTGTGATTGAGTCTGAACAATCTGCCTTAGATATTGCGGGCCAGTTAAAAGAAATTACTTTGGCTCTAGGTATTCCGTTTATTTATAAGTCTTCATTTGATAAAGCCAATCGGTCTTCTGGCACTTCTTTCCGCGGCTTAGGAATGGAAAAGGGCTTAGAAATCCTAGCGCGTGTTAAGCGTGAGATTGGCGTACCAGTATTGACTGATATTCATGATACGAGTGAAATAGCACCGGTCTCAAAAGTAGTGGATGTATTGCAGACCCCAGCTTTCTTATGCAGACAGACTGATTTTATTAGAGCTTGTGCGCAAAGCGGTAAGCCTGTCAATTTCAAAAAAGGGCAATTTCTATCTCCTCACGAAATGCTGAACGTGATTGATAAAGCACGCGCTGCTGCTGCCGAAATAAATCTACCAGATCAATTTATGGTGTGTGAGCGTGGCGCCTCATTTGGATATAACAATTTAGTTTCTGATATGCGCAGTCTCGCCATTTTGCGAGAAGCCCATGCCCCAGTGGTTTTTGATGCAACCCATTCTGTCCAACTTCCAGGCGGTCAAGGCAATGCCAGTGGCGGTCAACGTGAGTTTGTGCCTGTATTAGCGCGTGCTGCCGTGGCAGTAGGCATCAGCGGACTCTTTATGGAAACGCATCCTGATCCAGCCAAAGCATTGTCTGATGGTCCGAATGCAGTGCCATTGAATCGCATGAAAGAATTATTAGAGTCCTTGGTAGCCATTGATTCCGTAGTGAAAAAACCAGGATCATTTTTAGAAGATAGCTTTCAGACAAGCTGA
- a CDS encoding CTP synthase, with protein sequence MTKYVFVTGGVVSSLGKGIAAASLAAILESRGLKVTLLKLDPYINVDPGTMSPLQHGEVFVTEDGAETDLDLGHYERFVSAKMRKSNNFTTGQIYESVISKERRGEYLGKTVQVIPHITNEIQAFVERGASASHDGQADIAICEIGGTVGDIESLPFLEAARQMSLRLPLHSCAFVHLTLVPYLSSAGELKTKPTQHSVQKLREIGIMPTVLLCRADRPIPADERAKISLFSNVREEAVISVWDVDTIYKIPEMLQAQGMDDLICRELEIQAKPADLAVWAKLVYELANPKYEVTIGMVGKYVELTESYKSLIEALRHAGIHNHTRVNINYIDSEVLEKDGIDCLQNLDAILVPGGFGKRGTEGKIAAIRYARENNIPYLGICLGMQLAVIEFARHVADVKNANSTEFDPDTENPVVALITEWVDREGRVEKRSNDSDLGGTMRLGSQRCPVKEGTLAHTIYGAEVNERHRHRYEVNNVYVPRLEKSGLIISARTPNESLPEMMELPSVMHPWFFGVQFHPEFTSTPRDGHPLFSAFIKASLVQHDASLKQAA encoded by the coding sequence ATGACCAAATACGTTTTTGTCACTGGTGGTGTGGTTTCTTCCCTTGGGAAAGGAATCGCAGCTGCCTCGCTTGCCGCGATTCTTGAATCCCGCGGCCTGAAAGTCACCCTCCTAAAATTAGATCCTTATATCAACGTTGACCCGGGTACCATGAGCCCCCTTCAGCATGGCGAAGTGTTTGTCACTGAAGATGGCGCAGAAACAGATCTCGATTTGGGACACTATGAGCGCTTTGTGTCTGCAAAGATGCGTAAAAGTAACAACTTCACAACTGGTCAGATCTATGAGTCAGTGATCAGTAAAGAGCGTCGCGGTGAATACCTGGGTAAAACGGTTCAGGTCATTCCACATATTACTAATGAGATCCAGGCTTTTGTAGAGCGCGGTGCTTCGGCAAGCCATGATGGCCAAGCTGATATCGCAATTTGTGAAATTGGTGGAACAGTAGGTGATATTGAGTCTTTGCCTTTCTTAGAGGCTGCTCGCCAAATGAGCTTGCGCCTTCCTTTGCATAGTTGTGCCTTTGTGCACCTTACTTTGGTTCCTTACCTCAGTAGTGCAGGGGAATTAAAAACTAAACCAACGCAACACTCTGTTCAAAAATTACGTGAGATCGGCATTATGCCGACCGTACTGTTGTGTCGCGCAGACCGTCCTATTCCGGCAGATGAACGAGCCAAGATTTCTCTATTCTCCAATGTGCGTGAAGAGGCAGTAATTTCTGTCTGGGATGTCGATACGATTTATAAAATCCCTGAGATGCTGCAAGCCCAAGGCATGGATGATTTGATTTGCCGTGAATTAGAGATTCAAGCAAAGCCTGCTGATTTAGCGGTATGGGCTAAGTTGGTATACGAGTTAGCCAATCCTAAATATGAAGTCACGATTGGGATGGTAGGCAAGTACGTTGAGTTGACTGAATCCTATAAGTCCTTGATCGAAGCTTTACGTCACGCAGGAATTCATAATCACACGCGGGTCAATATTAATTACATCGACTCTGAAGTATTAGAAAAAGATGGCATTGATTGCTTGCAGAATCTAGATGCGATCTTAGTTCCTGGTGGATTTGGTAAACGCGGTACGGAGGGCAAAATTGCTGCCATTCGCTATGCCCGAGAAAACAATATTCCTTACTTAGGCATTTGCTTAGGTATGCAATTGGCAGTAATTGAATTTGCTCGTCATGTCGCTGATGTGAAGAATGCCAACAGTACTGAATTTGATCCCGATACAGAAAACCCGGTTGTGGCACTGATTACAGAATGGGTCGATCGAGAAGGGCGTGTTGAGAAACGTAGCAATGACTCAGATCTTGGCGGCACCATGCGCTTGGGATCACAGCGCTGCCCAGTCAAAGAGGGTACCTTAGCGCACACTATTTATGGTGCTGAGGTAAATGAGCGTCACCGCCATCGATACGAAGTAAATAATGTTTATGTACCTCGACTAGAAAAGTCCGGCTTGATTATTTCAGCGAGAACTCCAAACGAGTCCTTGCCAGAGATGATGGAATTACCAAGCGTAATGCATCCATGGTTTTTTGGTGTGCAGTTCCATCCTGAATTTACTTCAACACCGCGTGATGGCCACCCATTATTTTCCGCATTTATTAAGGCCTCATTAGTGCAGCATGATGCCAGCCTGAAACAAGCGGCCTAA